The Solea senegalensis isolate Sse05_10M linkage group LG14, IFAPA_SoseM_1, whole genome shotgun sequence genomic sequence tttaataaaagaacGATCAAAAGCAGAATGGATATATTGCAGCCTTTTGGTAAATGCTTGAAATTgagattttgattttgaaaaacaatgaaatggaatggagagagagcaggtgacTGAGTACAAagcagtttgtgtcactggtcACATTTATTGCATTTCCTTGATCTTTCATTCATTGTCACCATACAAAAATAAGCATGACATTTCCAGACAGTCCATCCTGCTCAGTAGACATGCTGGACTAAATACAAGTCTGTGGGATTTGTGCCTCCATGCACGCTGGTCCTGAATCCCTCGGCCCCCTCTCGTCGTGCCCCCGTTGATTCACCACTCATCTGCGGCCCTGTTCGAGTCCTCTTCGGCCACAGCACAGTCCAGGCGCTGGACACCGGGCAGAGCCAGGTCCCTTTCGTTTAGCTTCTCCAGAAAGGACGAGAGCAACCGTTTGTTTAAATGGTCCGTCAGGGTCCTTTCCTCTTCCAGGTGCTCCTTAGCGACACCTCTCCCCAGCTCGTCCGCCTCGGCCTCGGTGCCCGCGCTGCGCTGCGGCGGGGCCGACCCGTGGTTCAAGGACAAGCCGTTGGAGTGCTCGTCCTCGCCGGCCTGCTGCTCCGCGCGTTTCCCGGCGTCCGATTCCGTCTCCATCTGTGATATTAAGGTCGTCTGCAGGGCGGCATTCTCCAGCTCCTTCAGGCGCTTCCTGTGGAGGCCGTGGGCAGCAGCCTCGTCTCCACTCGGCCTGGTGGTGGTATTGGTGTTGTTGTGATGAGGTGGCTCACCAGTTTCCTCCATCATGCTCTTCGTCAGTTGTTCAGACCGTAGATACGAGACACTTCTGCGACGCATAGGGACAGgtgtcgcccccttgtggctgcTTGATACGCCACCAACAGTTTACAAGGACAGAAATGATAATTTCAAAAATGCTCCAGCacaagtttggtttggaaaaGTTGCATCTGGACAGGCTTGTTCTTAGTGAAGTGATTTAACTGCAGTTACTCTGTGAATCGAATAACTTACttacagaggtggaaagtaatgaaatacatttactcgctttactgtaattgagtaggtaattaagtacttttacttttgaaagtcattttaaatatttttattaaattaaagactgtacttcactacgttttaaaatcacatccattactgatctttagaaatcagtgttgtgtttacatacatTGGAGCCAAGAGTCTGCTCTCAGATCAGACATTAAGAAAGTATTGAAAGAAAGTATAGTTTTAATACACCAAATAGAGCGAATTATAAAGAACATTTCACAATAGAAAATCACAGAGGACTTTACATGTGCTTCGGCCTGTGTCAAACTGGACTGGTAATGGATCATTACTGATCcattacttttacttctaaagcGTAAGTacgttttatttcaaaaaaatacttttgataCGTAAAGTAAGTGTCATATATATTAAGACTTAAGTAATTAagacttaagtaatattataaactGGTGGTGGATTTCCGCAGGAGACGACACTCTCCTTCAACACCGGTGAACATCCAGGAAATGGACATTGAGATGGTAACATCTTACAAATACCTGGGTGTTCACATTAACAATAAACTGGACTGATCTGATCATGCTGCTGCACTTTGTGTTTCCAGTCCAGTAGATGGTGATAGTGCACCTGTAAGCTATTTTGTCACTCGGCATTGAAACGTAAAGAAGAAGAGTAGTTTCCATAGAGACCGTCTGCTGTGGCGAAGAACGTAGCTTACCTACAACTGCAGCGACAGGTAAGAAAATCACTGTCGTGCTGTTTTTAATTCGCCACAAACAATGGTATCATGACGAGTTTGTCgccttttaaaaacagaacaatcCCCGTCAACTCGCGGTGACACCAGGCGTTGTTTTATTCTCCTCACACACGGACAGACATGTAGCCGTGAGCTAGCTATAGTGTAACTAAATCTTAAACACACGCTAACGTTGACGCTTTCTTATGTcatagtgtttttgtgtgatttgtgaTGGGTGCACTGTTGTGTGACTGAAAGTCTCATCTCCACAGACAGTGTTGGAGTCGGTGTAGCTCTGTTCGCAGGTCACAATGTCCTTCAGAGACTCCAGAAGTGAGTGataatgttgtaataataaACCTGGAATCTCTCATTTATCAGGAGGTTACACAATGTTAGTAACCGAAGTTGcatattgtttgtttgtcagattTCACCGAGATGATGAGGGCCTTAGGTTATCCCAGGCTCATCTCCATGGAAAACTTCAGAACACCAAACTTCACTTTAGTGGCAGAAATATTGACATGGCTTGTAAAAAGGTACGTACGAGTTTGACACAGGCCGAAGCACATGTAAAGTCCTCTGTGaatttttattgtgtatatgtTCTTTATAATTCGCTCTATTTGGTGTATTTAAACTATACTTTCTTTCAATACTTTCTGATCTGAGAGCAGACTCTTGGCTCCAAtttatgtaaacacaacactgatttctaaagatcAGCATTGGCCTTTAAAAACCCCATATTGGACAACCTCTCCCAaaaatctcttttctttttcttactaCTTGTTGATTTGCCTGTTGTTACCCAGAGAGATAAAAGCAGAGAAAGCTCTTACAAAGCACAATAAAGTCAAATGCATCATGTATCATGTTTTGCATCAAATCTGGATCTTGATGCAGATTTTAAACAAGCTGCACTGTTGCAAAGCAATACTGACATTTTTGGCAGCAACAACAAgtcaaaatgataaaatgtcaaaaaaaacatttttgcagtTAGTAATTCTTAGTTTTGGTTCCAGCTCACCACCAAAGTCAAAATTTGGCCACAACcttaaaaggaaaatataataATCCATACTTTACCCTACATTAGTAGAGGTATATGCTATTGGTAATTTGCATTGTATCTGCTGTAGATATGAGCCTCACATGGATATTCCCACAGATGTGGACACTGAGTCAGAGAGGATATTCTTCATCAAGGCTGTGGCCCAGTTCATGGTGACAACTTCCTCACATCTTGTCCAGATTTACAGCTCATTTAAAGCTTCTGAAAACCCCGCTGTAAGTCTGTCTTCTTGACCAGTGTTTTCCCTCGGTCACAGGCAACGAAGGCTCACATTAAACTGAATACTAAGCGTCTCTACCAGGCCGACGGGCATGCAGTGAAAGAAATGCTGAAGATCACCTCAATGTTGTATGGCGCGATGAAGACCAAGCAAATGGCTCTGGGAGACCGAGTTGAGGAGGATAACAGCAAGTTCAAGTTTGATCTTGGCTCACGGGTGAGGTGGTGGTTTCTTGTTGTGATGTTAACGTCAATATTGATCCGCGGTCGTCTCTAAAAACttaaacatttatattgttttttttaactggctATTCTTTTCTGTACCTATAAAATCATGGGAGGGAGAGTTAAGCATGTTGCTGagtgtgtctcactctgtgttGCTGCAGATTTCAGACCTTAAATCAGCTCGACAGTTGGCGTCTGAGTCCACATCTAAAGGAGCATCTCTGTTTGATTTACTGGGGAAAGAGGTGGATTTAAGGGTGAGGAAAAACTCACACACTAACTCACATACTTGATCTCAAAGTCCACACAGCCCTCACACAGTTGTAAAAAGAATGTAAGAATCTACCCTGATGTGGTGATTTCAGAATTTCTATTCTGATGTAAAGATGATTTCATATGCAGGTATAAGATGCTCCCTGTAGAGGAGGCTGGTAGCAATGTGGCCTTTTTTCAGCAGTGAATTCAAGTTGTTGCTCTCAGATGATTGCATGTGTAAAAAAGACCAGTGTCAGTGATTCCTACCTATACAGGAAATGAGAACTGCAGCAATTGCCAGACCTCTGGAGATCAATGAGACTGAAAAGGCCCTGAGAGCTGCCATCAAGGAGGTTTTGGTATGTATTTATCCTgataatcacttttttttttaaattcccaATTTTAATCATTGAATGAccatctttgtgttttattgtcaagGAAAGTGTGGAGAAGACCAAAGAGTTGCTTACTAACGTTGTGTCAGATGAAACCAGTCTGGACGCCAAGATAGAAAAGAAGCAACAGGAGCTGGAGAGGAATCGTAAGAGGCTTCAGACACTGCAGAGTGTCAGGTCAGCTCACAAACTAactgttttatgattttatgcATCTCAGTTCATCACCTTGTACttgcatgcaaaaaaaaaaattcttccTATATTCAGGCCGGCTTTCATGGATGAATATGAGAAGATTGAGGAAGATCTGCAAAAGCAATACGAGACCTATGTGGAGAAGTTCAGGAACCTCTGCTTCCTGGAGTCCCAGTTGGATGAATACCACAGACTAGAGCAGGAGCGGTTTGAGGTGTGTGACGGTTTACACCTGGTGTTAAAATATGTCCTCTAGTGGTCACGTGACACTGAATCCTGTGGCTGAAGTAATTTAAATGCTCGATAATGTTAATTTGCATCTCTTTAGAAcaaaaatctcaatattcttttaaaattatattttgccAACCTCTAGTCtacttgtatttgttcccttttctggcataaacactgaccttgtcatgactagtagtcctcattgggaccaaaacctggtcttaatgaggcaaaacttaatttctgaggaactggttgagtttagtTTCTAAGACttgaattgtgtttaggttaggggttaggcattaactggttatagttaaggttaggaagaataactgtgcaaacctgtgagtctgtgagttaTGTTAACAACAGTACTTGTCTGTAATGTGTTATATAACAAACAATGGTATACACATCTGTGTCTCATCTGTTGGTGTGATCTCATCATGGCCAGATCACACCAACTACAGGTCTGGACAGTCCTACTGTGTCCTGATtacacagaaaccacatttaaaaaggtggTTCCTTAACCCTATAGTGTTGCTGCTACTTAAAGGGCAAGGGCAACCAGTCACGAGCTGCTCGTGAAAAATTAGTTGGTACAGGTCACAAATTTATGCATAGCAGTGAAAATGTAGATGATACTTTGAAAGCAGTGTGGgtgaaagagatttaaaaaaaattgacaaaattcCATTTGTGTTCCCCCGCAGGAGGCTGAAAACACTCTGAGAATAATGCAGCACAAACTgcgggaggaggagagagatatGATGAGGAGCTCCTGTGAgattaacacaaaacaaaa encodes the following:
- the cluap1 gene encoding clusterin-associated protein 1 homolog isoform X1, which translates into the protein MSFRDSRNFTEMMRALGYPRLISMENFRTPNFTLVAEILTWLVKRYEPHMDIPTDVDTESERIFFIKAVAQFMATKAHIKLNTKRLYQADGHAVKEMLKITSMLYGAMKTKQMALGDRVEEDNSKFKFDLGSRISDLKSARQLASESTSKGASLFDLLGKEVDLREMRTAAIARPLEINETEKALRAAIKEVLESVEKTKELLTNVVSDETSLDAKIEKKQQELERNRKRLQTLQSVRPAFMDEYEKIEEDLQKQYETYVEKFRNLCFLESQLDEYHRLEQERFEEAENTLRIMQHKLREEERDMMRSSLKDEDSDMDFPEDDGSDSDIEESRPSKPQPARNGIMAGIGTRFVGTMQGGDSDEPPLAVSRGSIHSAKKQRRLKTEDSEIGVDEDDEEGEEEESKDLDDDSLEGSVPKGAPNSRGGMRPPLLEESDNDF
- the cluap1 gene encoding clusterin-associated protein 1 homolog isoform X2; amino-acid sequence: MSFRDSRNFTEMMRALGYPRLISMENFRTPNFTLVAEILTWLVKRYEPHMDIPTDVDTESERIFFIKAVAQFMATKAHIKLNTKRLYQADGHAVKEMLKITSMLYGAMKTKQMALGDRVEEDNSKFKFDLGSRISDLKSARQLASESTSKGASLFDLLGKEVDLREMRTAAIARPLEINETEKALRAAIKEVLESVEKTKELLTNVVSDETSLDAKIEKKQQELERNRKRLQTLQSVRPAFMDEYEKIEEDLQKQYETYVEKFRNLCFLESQLDEYHRLEQERFEEAENTLRIMQHKLREEERDMMRSSLKDEDSDMDFPEDDGSDSDIEESRPSKPQPARNGIMAGIGTRFVGTMQGGDSDETEDSEIGVDEDDEEGEEEESKDLDDDSLEGSVPKGAPNSRGGMRPPLLEESDNDF
- the cluap1 gene encoding clusterin-associated protein 1 homolog isoform X3, with the translated sequence MATKAHIKLNTKRLYQADGHAVKEMLKITSMLYGAMKTKQMALGDRVEEDNSKFKFDLGSRISDLKSARQLASESTSKGASLFDLLGKEVDLREMRTAAIARPLEINETEKALRAAIKEVLESVEKTKELLTNVVSDETSLDAKIEKKQQELERNRKRLQTLQSVRPAFMDEYEKIEEDLQKQYETYVEKFRNLCFLESQLDEYHRLEQERFEEAENTLRIMQHKLREEERDMMRSSLKDEDSDMDFPEDDGSDSDIEESRPSKPQPARNGIMAGIGTRFVGTMQGGDSDEPPLAVSRGSIHSAKKQRRLKTEDSEIGVDEDDEEGEEEESKDLDDDSLEGSVPKGAPNSRGGMRPPLLEESDNDF